In the genome of Flavobacterium panacagri, one region contains:
- a CDS encoding glycoside hydrolase family 130 protein, whose translation MSTIPWQDRPENSKDVMWRYSENPIIDRYSIPSSNSIFNSAVVPFGDGYAGVFRCDNKAVQMNIFAGFSKDGINWDINHEPIVMQSGNTEMIESAYKYDPRVVWIEDRYWITWCNGYNGPTIGIGYTFDFKEFFQCENAFLPFNRNGVLFPQKINGKYAMLSRPSDNGHTPFGDIWISYSPDMKYWGEHRLVMKPSPFEQSAWQCTKVGAGPIPILTDEGWLMIYHGVINTCNGFRYAMGSALLDVDSPDQVKYRTQPYLLGPAETYEMVGDVPNVVFPCAALHNIEEDKLAVYYGAADTHVAIAFGKLSEVIQFTKENSL comes from the coding sequence ATGAGTACTATTCCTTGGCAAGACAGACCCGAAAACAGTAAAGATGTAATGTGGAGATATTCTGAGAATCCAATTATCGACAGATATTCGATTCCTTCATCAAACAGTATATTCAATAGTGCAGTTGTACCTTTTGGAGATGGTTATGCTGGGGTTTTCAGATGTGATAATAAAGCAGTTCAGATGAACATTTTTGCTGGTTTCAGTAAAGATGGTATCAATTGGGACATCAACCACGAACCAATTGTGATGCAGTCTGGAAATACAGAAATGATCGAATCTGCTTATAAATATGATCCACGTGTGGTTTGGATCGAAGATCGTTACTGGATTACTTGGTGTAACGGTTACAATGGACCAACAATTGGTATTGGTTATACTTTCGATTTTAAAGAATTTTTTCAATGCGAAAATGCCTTTTTACCATTCAATAGAAACGGAGTTTTATTCCCACAGAAAATCAATGGAAAATATGCGATGTTAAGCCGTCCAAGTGATAACGGACATACGCCTTTTGGAGATATTTGGATCAGCTACAGTCCAGACATGAAATATTGGGGAGAACACAGATTGGTAATGAAACCAAGTCCATTTGAGCAAAGTGCTTGGCAATGTACAAAAGTAGGTGCGGGACCAATTCCGATTTTAACTGATGAAGGCTGGTTAATGATCTACCATGGAGTTATTAATACTTGTAACGGTTTCCGTTATGCAATGGGATCTGCTCTTTTAGATGTTGATTCACCAGATCAGGTAAAATATAGAACTCAGCCTTATTTATTAGGACCAGCAGAAACGTATGAAATGGTTGGTGATGTGCCAAACGTAGTTTTCCCATGTGCGGCTTTACATAATATTGAAGAAGATAAATTAGCAGTTTATTATGGTGCGGCAGATACTCATGTAGCGATCGCTTTCGGAAAACTGAGTGAAGTAATTCAATTTACAAAAGAAAATAGTTTATAA
- a CDS encoding carbohydrate-binding family 9-like protein, with the protein MHSRGKLLSLAVTFFSLLGYAQSEKPVTPKSYIAYKTSQEIVIDGDGADKAWEKASWTIPFVDIEGVEKPKYNTQVKMLWDDNYYYILAKMEEPHVWANLRQRDTIIFYNNDFEVFIDPDNDTHNYYELEINALNTAWDLFINKPYREKNTVLNDWNITGLKSAVKVDGTLNNASDTDKGWTLEIAIPWSVYKASYFDNIVPKDKFWRVNFSRVNWQHSVIDGKYERKKDSEGKFLPEYNWVWSPMGVINMHEPEKWAYVYFSSKEVGGQDSFTLPQEEKVKWELYTLFRAQKRYFEKNKSWAKSLQSISSKNIIVDGKTLKPIVENHLTGFNISVKSPFSNKTLIIKEDGKIITNE; encoded by the coding sequence ATGCATAGTAGAGGTAAATTATTGTCCCTAGCCGTAACTTTTTTTTCGCTGCTGGGTTATGCGCAATCTGAAAAACCGGTTACACCGAAAAGTTATATTGCGTATAAAACTTCTCAAGAGATTGTTATCGACGGCGATGGAGCTGACAAAGCTTGGGAAAAAGCATCTTGGACAATTCCTTTTGTCGACATAGAAGGTGTTGAAAAGCCAAAATACAATACTCAGGTTAAGATGCTTTGGGACGATAATTACTACTATATCCTAGCCAAAATGGAGGAGCCTCATGTTTGGGCAAACCTAAGACAGCGTGACACTATTATTTTCTACAATAATGATTTTGAAGTTTTTATCGATCCTGATAATGATACTCACAATTATTATGAATTAGAAATTAATGCGCTGAATACGGCTTGGGATTTATTCATCAATAAACCATACCGAGAAAAAAACACCGTTTTAAACGACTGGAATATAACAGGTTTAAAATCGGCAGTAAAGGTGGATGGAACGTTAAATAATGCTTCAGATACAGATAAAGGCTGGACATTAGAAATTGCAATTCCATGGTCGGTTTATAAAGCATCCTATTTCGATAATATTGTACCAAAAGATAAGTTTTGGAGAGTTAATTTCTCACGAGTAAACTGGCAGCATTCAGTTATCGATGGAAAATACGAACGTAAAAAAGATTCAGAAGGAAAGTTTCTCCCGGAATACAATTGGGTTTGGTCGCCTATGGGAGTCATCAATATGCATGAGCCCGAAAAATGGGCTTATGTATATTTTTCCTCAAAAGAAGTAGGAGGACAAGATTCCTTTACACTTCCGCAGGAGGAAAAGGTAAAATGGGAACTGTATACATTGTTTAGAGCTCAGAAAAGGTATTTCGAAAAAAATAAATCTTGGGCAAAATCGTTACAAAGTATCAGTTCAAAAAATATAATTGTTGATGGTAAGACTTTAAAACCGATAGTAGAGAATCATTTAACAGGATTTAATATTTCAGTAAAAAGTCCTTTTTCAAACAAAACCTTAATAATAAAAGAAGATGGTAAAATTATTACGAACGAGTAA
- a CDS encoding sodium:solute symporter family protein, whose product MNIIDVSIILIYIVMSVGIGIWISRKASKGLDDYFLGGKSIKWYFLGLSNGSGMFDVSGTSWMIGVLFLYGVKSFMFMWLWPIWNQIFVMMFLAVWIRRSKVMTGSEWILTRFGSDKAGKASHIIVAIFAIISTIGFIAYFFVGIGKFVTIILPWDLTVHLNGSVFLTSEQAYALLIIFLTTIYTVKGGMFSVVATEVVQYIIMIVAGVLIAGYAFINYTDIQINSVITPEWKNVFFGWEFETQWSDKFETFNRLIDTEGYKMFGAFIGMTLFKGFFASVAGPTPSYDLQRVLSTKSVKEAAYMSGFTNLILFIPRYLLITGIVVIALVNLAPELNANVNLTGADLELLMPKVVNLYIPVGIKGILLAGLLAAFMSGFSAFVNAGPAYIVNDIYKKYFKPVASNKHYIKVSQISSFLVVGLGVFMGFFADSINSLTLWITSALYGGYVAANFLKWIWWRFNGWGYFWGMVGGLVAASLQFVLDQNKGNLAPGTFLHQLSEVPSIYLFPLIFGFSILGCLLGTYLSKPTDMEVLKSFYSNVRPWGFWSPVYKQLKAEDQSFQKNNDFYLDMMNCIIGIVWQSSMILLPIYFIIRDYPKAGVALVVFVVTTTILKFTWLDRVRKIEE is encoded by the coding sequence ATGAACATTATAGACGTATCAATCATTTTAATCTATATCGTAATGTCGGTCGGTATAGGAATCTGGATTTCAAGAAAAGCATCAAAAGGACTTGATGATTATTTCCTTGGAGGAAAATCAATCAAATGGTATTTTTTAGGATTGAGTAACGGCTCTGGAATGTTTGATGTTTCAGGAACTTCCTGGATGATTGGCGTTTTATTTCTATATGGTGTAAAAAGTTTCATGTTTATGTGGCTTTGGCCAATTTGGAATCAGATTTTCGTCATGATGTTCCTCGCAGTCTGGATTAGAAGATCAAAAGTAATGACAGGTTCTGAGTGGATTTTAACTCGTTTCGGAAGTGACAAAGCAGGAAAAGCATCACATATTATTGTAGCGATTTTTGCGATCATTTCTACAATTGGTTTTATTGCTTATTTCTTTGTCGGAATCGGAAAATTTGTAACGATTATTCTTCCTTGGGATTTAACAGTTCACCTAAATGGTTCTGTTTTTTTAACGTCTGAACAGGCTTATGCTTTGTTAATCATTTTCTTAACTACAATTTATACGGTTAAAGGCGGCATGTTCTCTGTTGTAGCTACAGAAGTTGTACAATATATCATTATGATTGTTGCCGGAGTTTTAATCGCTGGTTATGCTTTCATTAATTATACAGATATTCAAATCAATTCGGTTATTACGCCAGAATGGAAAAATGTTTTCTTCGGATGGGAATTTGAAACACAATGGAGTGATAAATTCGAAACATTCAACAGATTGATTGATACAGAAGGTTATAAAATGTTTGGCGCTTTCATTGGAATGACTTTGTTTAAAGGATTCTTTGCCAGCGTTGCAGGACCAACTCCAAGTTACGATTTACAGCGTGTTCTTTCTACAAAATCGGTAAAAGAAGCGGCTTATATGAGTGGTTTTACCAATTTGATTTTATTTATTCCAAGATATTTATTAATTACAGGAATTGTAGTTATCGCTTTAGTAAATTTAGCACCAGAATTAAATGCAAACGTAAATCTAACAGGAGCAGATTTAGAATTATTGATGCCAAAAGTGGTCAATCTTTATATCCCGGTTGGAATTAAAGGAATTCTTTTAGCGGGATTATTAGCGGCGTTTATGTCTGGATTCTCGGCTTTCGTAAATGCAGGACCAGCTTATATTGTAAACGATATTTATAAAAAATATTTTAAACCAGTTGCTTCAAACAAACACTATATCAAAGTAAGTCAGATCTCTTCTTTCTTAGTGGTTGGTTTAGGAGTTTTCATGGGATTCTTCGCAGATTCTATCAACTCATTAACACTTTGGATTACAAGTGCATTATATGGAGGATATGTGGCAGCCAACTTCTTGAAATGGATTTGGTGGCGTTTTAACGGATGGGGTTATTTCTGGGGAATGGTCGGCGGATTAGTGGCTGCTTCGCTTCAATTCGTGTTGGATCAAAATAAAGGAAATTTAGCTCCTGGAACATTTTTACATCAGCTTTCAGAAGTGCCTTCAATTTACTTATTCCCATTAATTTTTGGATTCTCCATTTTAGGCTGTCTTTTAGGAACATACCTAAGTAAGCCAACCGATATGGAGGTTTTAAAATCTTTTTATTCAAACGTTAGACCGTGGGGATTCTGGAGTCCAGTTTACAAACAATTAAAAGCAGAAGATCAGTCTTTCCAAAAAAATAATGATTTCTACCTAGATATGATGAACTGTATTATCGGTATTGTTTGGCAGTCAAGTATGATTCTACTTCCGATTTATTTTATCATCAGGGATTATCCAAAAGCAGGAGTGGCGTTGGTAGTTTTCGTAGTGACAACTACGATATTGAAATTTACTTGGCTGGATAGAGTTAGAAAGATTGAAGAGTAA
- a CDS encoding putative glycoside hydrolase encodes MVKLLRTSKLQKLSKVLVLALSLSLFSCGQKETKAEENGKFIFGVWTTADAKKSDSDYSKEFKKYKDGGIDEVLINTNTDPKLLARLVPLAAKEGLKVHAWIMAMNRPNDSIALQHPDWYQVSKEGKSCFDNRPYVDYYQWLCPTKEESRNHVLGLVEGLAKVEGIESVHLDYIRFPDIFLPISLLPKYNLVQDTELPQFDFCYCDACVSKFEKEHHKNPKESHNTSIDMEWKNFRLNAVKAVVDDAYKIAHKHNKKLTAAVFPYPEMADHMVRQRWDKWNIDEVYPMIYHSFYDEEIDWVGYATKQGVADLEGKPTKVNTGIYIPGLKSDAELKEAILQAKKNGATGVSFFDGNALSDSNLKTIREVKSAL; translated from the coding sequence ATGGTAAAATTATTACGAACGAGTAAGTTGCAAAAACTATCAAAAGTTTTAGTATTAGCGCTTTCGCTGAGTTTATTCTCTTGCGGACAAAAAGAAACTAAAGCAGAAGAAAACGGAAAATTCATTTTTGGAGTTTGGACCACTGCCGACGCTAAAAAATCGGATTCAGATTATTCGAAAGAATTCAAAAAATACAAAGATGGTGGTATTGACGAAGTTTTAATTAATACCAATACTGACCCAAAACTTTTGGCAAGATTAGTGCCTCTTGCAGCAAAAGAAGGCTTAAAAGTTCACGCTTGGATTATGGCAATGAACCGTCCAAATGATTCAATCGCTCTACAGCATCCAGATTGGTATCAAGTAAGCAAAGAAGGAAAATCTTGTTTTGATAACCGCCCTTATGTAGATTATTACCAATGGCTTTGCCCTACTAAAGAAGAATCTAGAAACCACGTTTTAGGTTTAGTTGAAGGATTAGCAAAAGTTGAAGGAATCGAAAGTGTGCATTTAGATTACATTCGTTTCCCAGATATTTTCTTGCCAATCAGTTTATTACCAAAATACAATTTAGTTCAGGATACAGAATTACCACAATTTGACTTCTGTTATTGTGATGCGTGCGTAAGTAAATTCGAAAAAGAACATCATAAAAATCCAAAAGAGAGCCATAATACTTCGATTGATATGGAGTGGAAAAACTTCAGATTAAATGCAGTAAAAGCGGTTGTTGACGATGCCTATAAAATTGCTCATAAACACAATAAAAAATTAACGGCAGCAGTATTTCCTTACCCAGAAATGGCAGACCACATGGTGCGCCAGCGTTGGGATAAATGGAATATAGACGAAGTATATCCAATGATTTATCATAGTTTTTATGATGAAGAAATTGACTGGGTAGGTTACGCAACCAAACAAGGTGTAGCCGATTTAGAAGGAAAACCGACGAAAGTAAATACTGGAATTTATATTCCGGGGTTAAAATCAGATGCAGAATTGAAAGAAGCGATTTTACAGGCTAAGAAAAATGGCGCAACAGGAGTTTCTTTTTTTGACGGAAATGCCTTATCAGATAGTAATTTAAAAACGATTAGAGAGGTAAAATCGGCTTTGTAG
- a CDS encoding isoaspartyl peptidase/L-asparaginase family protein yields the protein MSNRRDFIKKTTLGTLAISSVLGVSGFAATSEKEETVAEPKEKKQQKPIIISTWNHGLPANKESWKNLKEGKSALDAIEAGMKIPEADPTVRSVGYGGYPDREGKVTLDACIMDHNSNCGSVCFLQGIKHPISVAKRVLQNTPHVMLAGQGALQFALSEGFKEENLLTPESEKDWKKWLEDSKYKPVINIENHDTISMLMLDQDGNLSGGCTTSGAAWKMHGRVGDSPIIGAGLFLDNEVGAAAATGLGEAVIRTAGSAMVVELMRQGKSPYDACKEITERIYNKHKNHKDMEYLQVGFIALNKNGEYAGYSLRSGFNYAVSDDVKGHRMEDAKFKMSWDK from the coding sequence ATGTCAAATAGAAGAGATTTTATTAAGAAAACCACTTTAGGCACCTTAGCCATAAGTTCTGTTTTGGGCGTAAGCGGATTTGCAGCTACTTCTGAAAAAGAAGAAACTGTGGCAGAACCAAAAGAAAAAAAACAGCAGAAACCAATTATTATTTCGACATGGAATCACGGTCTGCCTGCAAATAAAGAATCTTGGAAGAATTTAAAAGAAGGAAAATCGGCTTTAGATGCTATCGAAGCTGGAATGAAAATACCGGAGGCCGATCCAACTGTCCGCAGTGTTGGTTATGGAGGATATCCGGATCGCGAGGGAAAAGTGACTCTTGATGCCTGTATCATGGATCACAACAGTAATTGCGGTTCTGTTTGTTTTTTACAAGGAATCAAACACCCAATTTCTGTGGCAAAAAGAGTCCTGCAAAATACACCGCATGTCATGTTAGCAGGACAGGGTGCATTGCAATTTGCCTTATCTGAAGGTTTTAAAGAAGAAAATTTATTGACTCCAGAATCTGAAAAAGACTGGAAAAAGTGGCTGGAAGATTCTAAATACAAACCAGTTATTAATATAGAAAACCACGATACCATAAGTATGCTAATGTTAGATCAAGACGGTAATCTTTCGGGAGGGTGTACTACTAGTGGTGCTGCCTGGAAGATGCACGGCCGCGTCGGTGACTCCCCAATAATCGGCGCGGGTCTTTTTCTTGATAATGAAGTTGGTGCTGCAGCGGCAACAGGTTTAGGCGAAGCGGTTATTAGAACTGCTGGAAGTGCCATGGTGGTCGAATTAATGCGTCAGGGAAAATCGCCTTATGATGCTTGTAAAGAAATCACAGAACGTATTTACAACAAACATAAAAACCACAAAGACATGGAATATCTGCAGGTTGGTTTTATTGCTTTGAATAAAAATGGCGAATACGCAGGTTACAGTCTAAGATCAGGATTTAATTACGCCGTTTCTGACGACGTAAAAGGTCACAGAATGGAAGACGCGAAATTTAAAATGTCTTGGGATAAATAA